The Streptomyces clavuligerus genome includes a region encoding these proteins:
- the mnhG gene encoding monovalent cation/H(+) antiporter subunit G: MSGWEQTADTAGAVLLFLGAAVALLGAIGVLRLPDVLSRSHAATNPQSLGMLLVLGGVALRLRSGIDLGTLGLIGFFQLLTGPVAAHLVARVAYRTGYAGREGLVFDELDQELSRRPDGGDTAFPGGTAS, translated from the coding sequence ATGAGCGGCTGGGAGCAGACGGCGGACACCGCCGGAGCCGTCCTCCTCTTTCTGGGGGCGGCCGTAGCCCTGCTCGGCGCGATCGGTGTGCTGCGGCTGCCCGATGTGCTCTCCCGCAGCCACGCCGCCACCAACCCCCAGTCGCTCGGCATGCTGCTGGTGCTCGGCGGGGTCGCACTGCGGCTGCGCAGCGGCATCGACCTCGGGACCCTGGGGCTGATCGGGTTCTTCCAACTGCTGACCGGCCCGGTCGCGGCCCATCTGGTGGCGCGGGTGGCGTACCGCACCGGATACGCCGGACGGGAGGGCCTGGTCTTCGACGAGCTGGACCAGGAGCTGAGCCGCAGGCCCGACGGCGGTGACACCGCGTTCCCCGGAGGCACCGCCTCCTGA
- a CDS encoding caspase family protein has translation MHTVYALFVGIDDYPEQPLRGCVNDVRAAEEWLRRSGLPVRSRRLYDAEATRAAVRAGIEEHLSGGGPGDTALLWFSGHGSEEDTDDPRASTGRSRSLVCHDSLRPGGQPLLRDTELGALLDRIAARGVHVLAVLDCCHSGGATRDVAPGAVARGVEWRPWWRTEGACGGGGARDGGGQGPAPSRHVLLAACRPHERAYEDVVYGEVRGCFSHAVLATLDRLGPGATYGAVHALTEERVNSRMPWQHPELRGPEDGRFLRGDSAMASPFLLRHTAAGWEVNCGRAHGLRATGAEFTVRGARGDGPGTVVVRTLRAESALVEPVGRRPGAVGTDRVYEVTPSALAFPPVAVSLMGEPAAVKPLERMIADAPLLTLSGTERDGDPLRTVVNSGHAHVSGGGGRSIPPLPLRTPEDARRVVDCLTHVARWQHLRDLANPDPWLSSLVRVTVRETPVGRVRYTAEGPIVCSYTPEGAPPQVRVSIHNDTGHELWCVLLDLTDSYGSSPHLFDGDFVGPGRAGLARAGEPVWLTLPPGRSVVSGAFTRDWLKVVVAENELNLAPFRLPRWSYDSASASRDGTPGTGSGSGLLRLTAPPADGARDAGGPAPEPGRWGTAQVLLHTEVP, from the coding sequence ATGCACACCGTGTACGCCCTGTTCGTGGGCATCGACGACTACCCTGAGCAGCCGTTGCGGGGCTGTGTGAACGACGTCCGGGCGGCCGAGGAGTGGCTCCGTCGCAGCGGTCTGCCGGTCCGCTCCCGCAGGCTGTACGACGCCGAGGCCACCCGGGCGGCCGTGCGGGCGGGTATCGAGGAGCACCTGTCCGGGGGCGGGCCCGGGGACACCGCGCTGCTGTGGTTCAGCGGGCACGGCAGCGAGGAGGACACCGACGACCCGCGCGCGTCGACCGGCCGGTCACGGTCCCTCGTCTGCCATGACAGTCTCCGTCCGGGCGGGCAGCCCCTGCTGCGCGACACCGAACTCGGCGCCCTCCTCGACCGGATCGCCGCGCGCGGTGTCCATGTCCTCGCCGTGCTCGACTGCTGTCACTCGGGCGGCGCGACACGCGATGTCGCCCCGGGCGCCGTCGCCCGTGGGGTGGAGTGGCGGCCGTGGTGGCGCACGGAGGGTGCGTGCGGTGGCGGCGGGGCACGCGACGGCGGCGGCCAGGGGCCCGCGCCGTCCCGGCATGTCCTGCTCGCCGCCTGCCGTCCTCATGAACGCGCCTACGAGGACGTGGTGTACGGGGAGGTACGCGGCTGTTTCAGCCATGCGGTGCTCGCCACCCTCGACCGGCTGGGCCCCGGTGCGACCTACGGGGCGGTCCACGCGCTCACCGAGGAACGCGTCAACAGCCGCATGCCCTGGCAGCACCCCGAGCTGCGCGGCCCGGAGGACGGCCGCTTCCTGCGCGGCGACTCCGCCATGGCCTCCCCCTTCCTGCTGCGGCACACCGCGGCGGGCTGGGAGGTCAACTGCGGCCGGGCCCACGGCCTGCGCGCGACCGGTGCCGAGTTCACCGTACGGGGCGCCCGCGGCGACGGCCCCGGAACGGTCGTCGTCCGTACGCTGCGCGCCGAGTCCGCCCTGGTGGAGCCGGTCGGCCGGCGCCCCGGAGCCGTCGGCACGGACAGGGTGTACGAGGTGACGCCCTCAGCGCTCGCCTTCCCACCCGTCGCGGTCTCCCTCATGGGCGAGCCGGCCGCCGTCAAACCCCTCGAACGGATGATCGCCGACGCGCCCCTGCTGACATTGAGCGGAACGGAGCGCGACGGGGACCCGCTCCGGACCGTCGTGAACAGCGGTCACGCCCATGTCTCCGGTGGCGGCGGCCGGTCCATACCCCCGCTGCCGCTCCGTACCCCCGAAGACGCGCGCCGTGTCGTCGACTGTCTGACGCATGTCGCGCGCTGGCAGCACCTACGGGATCTCGCCAACCCCGACCCCTGGCTGTCGTCGCTGGTGCGTGTCACGGTCCGGGAGACCCCGGTGGGACGGGTGCGGTACACGGCGGAGGGGCCGATCGTCTGCTCGTACACCCCGGAGGGCGCGCCTCCGCAGGTGCGGGTGAGCATTCACAACGACACGGGGCACGAGCTGTGGTGCGTGCTCCTCGATCTCACCGACAGCTACGGCTCCTCCCCGCACCTCTTCGACGGTGACTTCGTCGGCCCCGGCCGCGCGGGGCTCGCGCGCGCCGGTGAACCGGTGTGGCTGACCCTCCCCCCGGGGCGTTCGGTGGTCAGCGGTGCCTTCACCCGTGACTGGCTGAAGGTCGTCGTGGCCGAGAACGAGCTGAATCTCGCGCCCTTCCGGCTCCCCCGGTGGTCGTACGACTCCGCCTCCGCCTCCCGTGACGGCACCCCCGGCACCGGTAGCGGCAGCGGGCTGCTCCGGCTCACCGCGCCCCCGGCGGACGGCGCACGGGACGCGGGCGGACCGGCGCCGGAGCCCGGCCGCTGGGGCACCGCCCAGGTGCTTCTGCACACCGAGGTGCCATAA
- a CDS encoding Na+/H+ antiporter subunit E, translated as MISLRFRDPDLSPFSFAVVGRRRRVLDLPLIGWLAVVWVLLWGNVSWANVLNGVLVAVVLCLVFPLPAVDLGLRLRPWGIVRLVVHLLGDMYTSGLMVARQMLDSRPYRAGVLAVPLRCRGDLMLTATAVAVSNVPDGSVVEVRRSSATLYVHILEADDPEAADRARRSVWRMEELVVRAFGDRNEIARVAADPRPWERRSGTGRPGEAPPGAGGRGSRGDGR; from the coding sequence ATGATTTCCCTGAGATTCCGCGACCCCGATCTCTCGCCCTTCAGCTTCGCGGTGGTGGGCCGCCGGCGCCGGGTCCTGGATCTGCCGCTGATCGGCTGGCTCGCCGTCGTCTGGGTACTGCTCTGGGGGAATGTGAGCTGGGCCAATGTCCTGAACGGGGTGCTCGTCGCGGTGGTCCTGTGTCTGGTCTTCCCGCTGCCCGCGGTCGATCTGGGGCTGCGGCTGCGTCCCTGGGGCATCGTCCGGCTCGTGGTCCATCTGCTGGGCGACATGTACACCTCCGGCCTGATGGTCGCCCGCCAGATGCTCGACAGCAGGCCGTACCGGGCGGGCGTGCTCGCGGTGCCCCTGCGCTGCCGGGGCGATCTGATGCTCACGGCTACGGCGGTCGCCGTCTCCAACGTCCCCGACGGATCGGTGGTCGAGGTGCGGCGTTCCAGCGCGACCCTGTATGTGCACATCCTGGAGGCCGACGATCCGGAGGCGGCGGACCGTGCCCGGCGGTCGGTCTGGCGGATGGAGGAGCTGGTCGTCCGGGCCTTCGGGGACCGGAACGAGATCGCCCGGGTCGCCGCGGACCCCCGGCCGTGGGAGCGGCGGTCAGGGACCGGGCGGCCCGGCGAAGCTCCGCCCGGGGCCGGTGGCCGAGGTTCCCGCGGAGACGGACGATGA
- a CDS encoding Na+/H+ antiporter subunit D — MNALVPLPVLLPLLATGLELALGTRFPRGRRVVGVVVLSAVLALSVVLLIAADTRGPLAVHLGGFAPPLGITLVADRLSGLMLTVSSAVTLCVLVYSLGQGMADRDERAPLAVYHPAYLVLVSGVSCIFLAGDLVNLYVGFEIMLVASFVLLTLGGTESRLRAGSTYVMVSLVSSMVFFTAIALTYAAAGTVNFAQLAVRLTELPLGVRTLLEGALLTVFTVKAAVFPFAAWLPDSYPTTPAPVTAVFAGLLTKVGVYCMLRTETLLFPGNRLSHLLLAAALASLVIGVLGAVAQTDLKRVLSFVLVSHIGYMIFGIGVGSREGLGGAMVYVVHHITVQTGLFLVAGLIERRTGTTELTRVGGLAQAAPALAVLFLLPALNLAGIPPLSGFIGKLQLLRAGVAQADGWSYTLVGAAVLTSLLTLYVMAKVWNLAFWRSAPPGRPERGTVLEQGDTHDDCGDESGDVHAGGPPRGHENRNENENEENGYGYGDKGGDGGTHGAGEGDEGARRGGGGPAGQAVTATLAGRAITVTTDRLPPAMTWAAAALVLLSLAYTVLGGPLTSLTDRAAAELLERSPYIEAVLGR, encoded by the coding sequence ATGAACGCGCTCGTTCCCCTGCCGGTGCTGCTGCCGCTGCTCGCGACCGGTCTCGAACTGGCCCTCGGCACCCGCTTCCCGCGCGGTCGGCGGGTGGTCGGCGTCGTCGTCCTCTCCGCCGTCCTGGCCCTGTCCGTCGTTCTGCTGATCGCCGCCGACACCCGGGGGCCGCTCGCCGTCCATCTGGGCGGCTTCGCCCCGCCGCTCGGGATCACGCTGGTCGCGGACCGGCTCTCCGGTCTGATGCTCACGGTGTCGTCGGCGGTGACGCTGTGCGTCCTCGTGTACTCCCTCGGCCAGGGCATGGCCGACCGGGACGAACGCGCCCCGCTCGCCGTCTACCACCCGGCCTATCTGGTGCTGGTGTCCGGTGTCTCCTGCATCTTTCTCGCCGGGGACCTGGTCAACCTCTATGTCGGTTTCGAGATCATGCTGGTGGCGAGCTTCGTTCTGCTGACGCTGGGCGGTACCGAGTCCCGGCTGCGGGCGGGTTCCACCTACGTCATGGTCTCCCTGGTCTCCTCCATGGTGTTCTTCACCGCCATCGCCCTGACCTACGCGGCGGCGGGCACCGTCAACTTCGCGCAACTCGCGGTCCGGCTGACGGAACTTCCGCTCGGGGTCCGGACGTTGTTGGAGGGAGCCCTGCTGACCGTGTTCACCGTCAAGGCGGCCGTGTTCCCGTTCGCGGCCTGGCTGCCCGACTCGTACCCCACCACGCCCGCGCCCGTCACCGCCGTCTTCGCCGGACTGCTCACCAAGGTCGGCGTGTACTGCATGCTCCGCACGGAGACCCTGCTCTTCCCGGGCAACCGGCTGAGCCATCTGCTGCTGGCCGCCGCGCTCGCCTCGCTGGTGATCGGGGTGCTCGGGGCGGTGGCGCAGACCGATCTCAAACGGGTGCTGTCGTTCGTCCTGGTCAGCCATATCGGCTACATGATCTTCGGGATCGGGGTCGGCTCCCGCGAGGGACTCGGCGGCGCGATGGTGTACGTCGTCCACCACATCACCGTGCAGACGGGCCTGTTCCTGGTGGCCGGGCTGATCGAGCGCCGAACCGGAACGACCGAACTGACCCGGGTCGGCGGACTGGCGCAGGCGGCTCCAGCACTCGCCGTGCTCTTTCTGCTGCCCGCGCTGAACCTGGCCGGTATCCCCCCGCTGTCGGGTTTCATCGGCAAGCTGCAACTGCTGCGCGCCGGTGTCGCACAGGCCGACGGCTGGTCGTACACCCTGGTCGGCGCCGCCGTACTGACCAGTCTGCTCACGCTGTACGTCATGGCCAAGGTCTGGAATCTGGCCTTCTGGCGCTCCGCGCCGCCGGGACGGCCCGAGCGGGGCACGGTCCTGGAGCAGGGGGACACACATGACGACTGCGGCGACGAGAGCGGGGACGTCCACGCGGGCGGTCCCCCTCGCGGGCACGAGAACCGGAACGAGAACGAGAACGAGGAGAACGGATACGGGTACGGGGACAAGGGCGGGGACGGGGGGACCCATGGAGCCGGGGAGGGGGACGAGGGTGCGCGCCGGGGCGGAGGAGGCCCTGCGGGGCAGGCGGTGACCGCGACTCTCGCAGGCCGCGCGATCACCGTCACCACCGACCGGCTGCCGCCCGCCATGACCTGGGCGGCCGCGGCCCTGGTCCTGCTCTCGCTCGCGTACACGGTCCTGGGCGGCCCGCTCACCTCGCTGACCGACCGGGCGGCGGCGGAACTCCTGGAACGTTCCCCCTACATCGAGGCGGTGCTCGGCCGGTGA
- a CDS encoding Na+/H+ antiporter subunit A yields the protein MAALILGHFLLAACAGPLVGRLGVRAFLVLALPPLAATAWAAAHWSGAAAGRTVNWKIAWLPAYDVWIALRLDALSLLMVVLAAGVGALVLVYCVRYFSDGTPLLGRFAGHLLAFAGAMLGLVLADDLILLYVFWELTTVFSYLLIGHGSERKQSRRSALQALTVTAFGGLVMLVGFLMLGHAAGTYRISALVADPPAPSTTVSVAVLLVLVGALSKSAIWPFSVWLPNAMAAPTPVSAYLHAAAMVKAGIYLIARLAPAFADAPPWRPVLLVLGALTMLLGGWRALRLGDLKLVLAYGTVSQLGFLTVLAGAGDRDTALAATAMILAHALFKAPLFLVTGIVDHAAGTRDLRALSGVGRALPRVAVVATLAGASMAGLPPLLGFAAKEAAFTALGHGGTADRWTLAVVTVGSALTTAYTLRFLWGAFARKPGLADTPVHRVDGLFLGPPALLAAGCVVLGPGVVWLNGLLGAYAGAFPAPAHPYRLSLWHGLGTALLLSGAAWAVGLVLFLARERVVRLSRRVAWPTADRVYGLGLLGLERLALQVTGFFQRGSLPVYLSTVLLVMLGGLLAVLAVDRPWHGAVPPRLWDSPAQGAIAVLTWAAALMCLQVKRRMKAVVMAGLTGYGTALLFVVQGAPDLALTQFAVETVSLLVLVLVMRRMPVYFQETISPWRLRVRVPLALALSAAVAFTLWVVAAARRADPAGRELVYDTARHGVKNVVATILVEYRAWDTLGESAVLAVAAVGVTSLIYFHRRTGPEGENGSAVGAAPGGRTAWSFGSRARAPVFAPDDNAPERTWLAAGRTLAPEHRSVVFEVVARLVFHPILVLSVYLLFCAENLPGGGFVGGLVAGTAVTVRYLAGGRFELGEAAPWHPGFLTGCGLVLSTGVALFGLTGGTVLDVLTHHGRLPLLGDIHIGTPVLFDAGVYLLVLGVVLDVVRSLGARVDRQIEREAAAREAAAQGPPPRRSAGPDAAGAEADS from the coding sequence ATGGCAGCGCTGATCCTCGGCCATTTCCTCCTCGCGGCCTGCGCGGGCCCGCTGGTGGGCCGACTCGGCGTACGGGCCTTCCTGGTGCTGGCGCTGCCGCCCCTCGCCGCCACGGCGTGGGCCGCCGCGCACTGGTCGGGGGCCGCCGCCGGACGGACGGTCAACTGGAAGATCGCCTGGCTGCCCGCGTACGACGTCTGGATCGCGCTGCGCCTGGACGCGCTGTCGCTGCTCATGGTGGTGCTGGCCGCCGGGGTGGGCGCGCTGGTGCTCGTCTACTGCGTACGGTACTTCTCCGACGGCACCCCGCTGCTGGGGCGGTTCGCAGGGCATCTGCTGGCGTTCGCCGGGGCCATGCTCGGCCTGGTCCTCGCCGACGATCTCATTCTGCTGTATGTGTTCTGGGAGCTGACCACCGTCTTCTCCTATCTGCTGATCGGGCACGGCAGCGAGCGCAAACAGAGCAGACGTTCGGCACTCCAGGCGCTGACCGTCACCGCTTTCGGCGGTCTCGTCATGCTCGTCGGCTTTCTGATGCTGGGGCACGCGGCGGGCACCTACCGGATCTCCGCCCTGGTGGCCGACCCGCCCGCGCCGTCCACGACCGTGTCGGTCGCCGTGCTGCTCGTCCTTGTCGGCGCGCTGTCGAAGTCGGCGATCTGGCCGTTCAGCGTCTGGCTGCCGAACGCCATGGCCGCGCCGACGCCCGTCAGCGCCTATCTGCACGCCGCCGCGATGGTCAAGGCCGGGATCTATCTCATCGCCCGGCTGGCACCCGCGTTCGCGGACGCGCCCCCGTGGCGGCCCGTGCTGCTGGTGCTCGGGGCGCTGACCATGCTGCTGGGCGGCTGGCGGGCGCTGCGGCTCGGGGACCTCAAACTGGTGCTCGCGTATGGAACGGTCAGCCAGCTCGGTTTTCTCACCGTCCTGGCCGGTGCCGGGGACCGGGACACCGCGTTGGCCGCCACCGCGATGATTCTGGCGCACGCGCTCTTCAAGGCACCGCTGTTCCTCGTGACGGGGATCGTCGACCACGCGGCGGGCACCCGGGATCTGCGCGCGCTCTCCGGGGTGGGGCGGGCGCTCCCCCGGGTCGCCGTCGTCGCGACCCTCGCGGGCGCCTCGATGGCGGGGCTGCCGCCGCTGCTCGGCTTCGCCGCCAAGGAGGCGGCGTTCACGGCGCTGGGCCACGGCGGGACGGCCGACCGCTGGACCCTGGCCGTCGTCACCGTCGGATCGGCGCTGACCACCGCGTACACCCTCCGTTTCCTCTGGGGGGCGTTCGCCCGCAAACCGGGGCTCGCGGACACCCCCGTCCACCGGGTGGACGGGCTGTTCCTGGGGCCGCCCGCGCTGCTCGCGGCGGGCTGTGTGGTCCTCGGGCCCGGCGTCGTCTGGCTGAACGGCCTGCTGGGGGCGTACGCCGGTGCCTTCCCGGCGCCCGCCCACCCCTACCGGCTCTCCCTCTGGCACGGGCTCGGCACCGCGCTGCTGCTGTCGGGGGCCGCCTGGGCGGTGGGCCTGGTGCTGTTCCTGGCCCGGGAGCGGGTGGTCCGGCTGTCCCGGCGGGTGGCGTGGCCGACGGCCGACCGGGTCTACGGACTGGGGCTGCTGGGGCTCGAACGGCTGGCCCTCCAGGTCACGGGCTTCTTCCAGCGCGGTTCGCTCCCGGTCTACCTGTCCACCGTGCTCCTGGTGATGCTCGGCGGGCTGCTCGCGGTACTGGCCGTGGACCGGCCGTGGCACGGCGCCGTCCCGCCACGGCTGTGGGATTCGCCCGCCCAAGGCGCGATCGCCGTGCTGACCTGGGCCGCGGCGCTGATGTGCCTCCAGGTGAAGCGGCGGATGAAGGCCGTGGTCATGGCGGGTCTCACCGGGTACGGCACAGCGCTGCTCTTCGTGGTGCAGGGCGCGCCCGATCTGGCGCTCACCCAGTTCGCCGTGGAGACGGTCTCGTTGCTGGTGCTCGTACTGGTCATGCGGCGGATGCCGGTGTACTTCCAGGAGACGATCAGCCCGTGGCGGCTGCGGGTCAGGGTGCCGCTGGCGCTGGCGCTGTCGGCGGCGGTCGCGTTCACCCTGTGGGTGGTGGCCGCGGCCCGGCGGGCGGATCCGGCGGGCCGGGAGTTGGTGTACGACACCGCGCGGCACGGGGTGAAGAATGTCGTGGCGACGATTCTGGTCGAGTACCGCGCTTGGGACACCCTTGGCGAATCCGCAGTTCTGGCCGTCGCCGCCGTGGGAGTGACCAGTCTGATCTACTTCCATCGCAGAACGGGGCCCGAGGGCGAGAACGGATCTGCGGTCGGTGCCGCGCCGGGCGGCCGTACCGCGTGGTCGTTCGGCTCGCGGGCGCGCGCCCCCGTCTTCGCGCCGGACGACAACGCGCCCGAGCGCACCTGGCTCGCCGCGGGCCGCACCCTCGCCCCCGAGCACCGCTCGGTGGTCTTCGAGGTGGTGGCCCGGCTGGTCTTCCACCCCATCCTCGTGCTCTCCGTCTATCTGCTGTTCTGCGCGGAGAACCTGCCGGGCGGAGGTTTCGTGGGCGGACTGGTCGCGGGCACCGCGGTGACGGTGCGCTATCTGGCGGGCGGCCGGTTCGAACTCGGGGAGGCCGCCCCCTGGCACCCCGGGTTCCTCACGGGCTGCGGCCTCGTCCTCTCCACCGGCGTCGCACTGTTCGGACTCACCGGAGGCACCGTTCTGGACGTGCTCACCCACCACGGGCGGCTGCCGCTGCTCGGCGACATCCACATCGGAACGCCGGTCCTCTTCGACGCCGGGGTGTATCTGCTGGTGCTCGGTGTGGTCCTGGATGTGGTGCGGTCGCTCGGCGCCCGCGTGGACCGGCAGATCGAACGGGAGGCCGCGGCGCGGGAGGCCGCGGCGCAGGGCCCGCCGCCGCGGAGGTCCGCGGGACCCGACGCCGCCGGAGCGGAGGCGGACTCATGA
- a CDS encoding Na(+)/H(+) antiporter subunit C translates to MSVSLTLLVTAGVLCAVGGVLILMRALSRILIGAVILGNGINLLMLAAGGAAGTAPLLYPGVDLTRVTDPLPQAIALTAIVITLATTAFLLAMAYRTLRVTGTDEVQDDVEDRRIALRAQVQEERAALKERRAPRGHRPEGSRAAYRSERRRLRTVLREDRALQARARDASGDLWNDILGEDPDDVLDGRT, encoded by the coding sequence ATGAGTGTCAGTCTCACCCTCCTCGTGACCGCCGGAGTGCTGTGCGCCGTAGGAGGCGTTCTGATTCTGATGCGGGCTCTCAGCCGCATTCTGATCGGCGCGGTGATCCTCGGTAATGGCATCAATCTGCTGATGCTGGCCGCGGGTGGGGCCGCCGGAACGGCGCCGCTGCTGTACCCGGGCGTCGACCTCACGCGGGTGACCGACCCGCTGCCCCAGGCCATCGCGCTCACCGCCATCGTCATCACCCTCGCCACCACGGCGTTCCTGCTGGCGATGGCGTACCGCACCCTGCGGGTGACCGGAACGGACGAGGTCCAGGACGACGTCGAGGACCGGAGGATCGCGCTCCGCGCCCAGGTGCAGGAGGAGCGGGCCGCGCTGAAGGAGCGGCGCGCGCCCCGGGGCCACCGCCCGGAGGGGAGCCGGGCCGCGTACCGCTCGGAACGACGGCGGTTGCGCACGGTTCTGCGGGAGGACCGGGCCCTCCAGGCGCGAGCACGGGACGCGTCGGGGGACCTCTGGAACGACATTCTGGGCGAGGACCCGGACGACGTCCTGGACGGCAGGACATGA
- a CDS encoding monovalent cation/H+ antiporter complex subunit F gives MSVARTVDQVLLTAAGVMILVAGALVLIRIGRGPSMLDRAMALDVCAALMIAGIGVRSAFTRDASYFPVMLVVAFLGFTGSVGIARFIAVRDRAPDEPNPEPGAGADAGSGSRAGSGSGSGEGAR, from the coding sequence ATGAGCGTGGCCCGGACCGTGGACCAGGTCCTGCTGACGGCGGCGGGGGTGATGATCCTCGTCGCGGGGGCGCTCGTCCTGATCCGGATCGGGCGCGGTCCCTCGATGCTGGACCGGGCGATGGCCCTGGACGTCTGTGCCGCGCTGATGATCGCCGGGATCGGGGTGCGGTCGGCGTTCACCCGTGACGCCTCGTACTTCCCGGTCATGCTGGTCGTGGCTTTTCTCGGCTTCACGGGGTCGGTGGGGATCGCCCGTTTCATCGCCGTGCGGGACCGCGCCCCGGACGAACCGAATCCGGAACCCGGGGCAGGGGCCGACGCCGGTTCCGGTTCCAGGGCTGGTTCCGGTTCCGGTTCCGGCGAGGGGGCGCGATGA